The genomic segment TATTGCACTACTTGGACAGTCTGGAATGGGCAAAACTGTACTTGTCAAAAAGATCTGCCATGAATGGTCAACTGGGAAGTTTGGTCAGTTCAGCTTTGTCTTTTATTTTGAGTGTAGAAATATGGATGTAAGTAAGCAGTACAGCTTTAAGGACTTCCTTTTCAAGCTGTCTTCTTGTGCTCAAGAGAAGAACATAGATGTGTACCAGCATATTCTAAGGAATTCGGAGAAGGTGCTTCTTATCTTTGATGGTTTTGATGAATTTCAGGACCCAGAAGGTCTTCTTCATGGCTCCTTTACCACATCACCTAGTAAAACCAATAAAGCTAAGGACTTATTCACTGGCCTTTTCCAGAAGAAGCTCCTACGTGGGTGCACCCTGCTGATAACTGCAAGAGTCAGAGAAAGACTCAATCAGTACTTGGGAAAAGTTGATAAAATCATTGAGATGATGGGCTTTTCTCCTAGTCAAGTGGAATGGTACATCAAAGAGTATTTTAAGGAAAGGCCAGATTTCAGCAATGCACTAGAATGGATAAAAGGTTATCCATATGTGTTCAGCTACTGTTATATTCCTTTCATGTGTAAAATGATGTGCTTATTTGCAGAGGAGAATTTAAAGACTCGAAACAAAGAGCTACCTTTGTCTTTAGCTGCtttatatgaaggcttgtttcaGAAAAACTTGCATGCTCATGGCACTTGTATTGCTGATGGGGCAGAGATCCAAAATCGCACAGTAGACGTGTCATGTCTTGATTttgaatctgaaaaaaaaaattcattagaaTTACAAAGTCAAAGCCTACCTTCTGACACTGGAGATGCACTGGGACTGGGTCAAGGCACTGTCACACCTTCTAATGCACTGGCACTGGTTCaaaacttttattttgcagttaaTATGCTTGACAAAATAAATGACAGGAACTTGGTTAGATATGTCTCTTTTGATCCTAAAAAGAGAAGGAACCAAGAAAGTTGTCCAGACATGGTACGGAGATTCCTGATTGGTCTGGTGTGTTACAACAATGGGATTTCCAGTTCAAAGTTAACCAAACatgttaaaaaacaaaagaaaatgatTGCATATTTTCAAACCTTGGAGCTTTCAGAGTTCTGCCCTCAGAGACTTCTTGAAGTTTTACATTGTGTATATGGAACAGATAACCTGCGCCTCATAAGTAGTTTAGACGTTACACTAGATAAAGAACTTTCATTTTTGGACACTCGACTTACCCCACCTGATGTGTTTGTATTGAAGAAGGTTTTGCAAAGGTCAGAAGAAAAGGTTTCCTTAGATCTCAGGAAGACTGGTATTGATCAGAAAGGTTTAAAAGAACTGATTAGCCTGAAAAAAATACGCTCATATAGGTaggtaaatatactacagttattttgGTCTTCATGTCTTTGAATCTCATCAACCAACtgggattatttatatttttgtcaGAAAATGAAATGCTTATTAATGATAAAATAAGATAAGATAATGAATAGAACAGAGAAAAGAAAGACGTCTGGCACCTCTAGCAATTCAAAACTCCTATGATATGCAGTGATGGTTTCCAGCGTTCAGCACGTGTGTCAGTCTTAATATGGTCTGGATCGGGGTGGTGCTCTCATCCCAAGATGAAAAGACCACAGCAAATACAAGTACTGTAGAATATGGGGATAATGCACTCACCAACAGCTTGATTGTTGAGAAATCCAGGCTTTATTCAACTCAAATACAGACACACAGGGAGCATCGGTGGAAAGGTGAGACGGGGGGGGTACCCAGGGGCGGCAACAAGTTTTGCGCACAAAGGCGCTTCCTCTATATAGTacgggccagaggaagcgcctttGTGCGCAAAACTTGTTGCTGCCCCTGTGTACGCCCCCCGCCTCAGCTGTCTACCGAtgctccctgtgtgtctgtctgtttgGATGTATCCTCATGCTTTGAGTTGAATAAAGCCTGGATTTCTCATCGATCAAGTTGTTGGTGAGTGCACTATCCCCATATTCTACAGTGCTTGTATAAGATAAGATAATTGTTCTCATCTTTTCCACAAAGATGAGAACTTGCTCTACATTGCTAGCTGCTGAAGGTAGCTTCGAATGTATAttgaacccttaaaggggtattccgcccctagacatcttatcccctatccaaaggataggggataagatgtcagatagccgcggtcccgctgctggggacccctggaatccccgctgcggcaccgcactatcattacagcaaagagcgagttcgctctgcacgtaatgatgggcggtacaggggccggagcatcgttacatcacggctccgcccctcgtgatgtcatggcccgcccctttcaatacaagtctatgagagggggcgtggcggtcgtcaccccccctcccatagacttgcattaaggggacgggccgtgatgtcacgaggggcggcgccatgacgtcacgctgctacgtccgtatcgcccgtcattacgcacagagcgaacccccggggatcccgggggtccccagcagcgggaccgcggcgatctgacatcttatcccctatcctttggataggggataagatgtctaggggaggaatacccctttaagaggccttAAGACATGGAGCATTACATTGCTTGTATGACTTTATATGCCAGTTTGCCAGTCCTCTCAGGGAGACACACTGCCTTCTCAGTGCCACATTGAAATTCTCTCTTCGGCctgacgaggggcaagaaccCAAAACCGCTGTCTACAGATAGGTAACTGTCCCTTCTGGGAGAGATTCTGACTTGTCATATAATCTCCAATTATGTTTTAGGCCCCTTAAAGTGTACATCCAATGATGCTTGTTTTTTTAATTCACGGGAAACGTGAAGGCCGAAGACTTGCCCTGAGACTATTGTGATTTGCCCGCAAATTTTAAAATGATATCCTCCCGCCCGACTATTGCTTGATGTACACTTTAAAGGTCGTTTGTTTGGGAGAACAATTTTAATTTTTCTATAGGACCTTCCCTCCAAatccttttttttcctgttaaatgaaaaaaaaaatttgtttggcTATGGTTATATACATCTCCAGTATCTAATGTGACTCAGATGTTTCATGCCcagttttagggtatgttcacatggttcATAAAAAAGTCAGGGAAAAAGTACCTCCAAAACAGCTTGGGAAGTGcacacactgtttaaaaaaacatgGGACTTACAGAAGCTTTTTTAAACACTGTGGCCCTGAtttacatgttttgtcgggttgtgcgccagattctgtctgctccagaatttacgccagaattgaaaaaaaccccgaccaactctccgttttactgagaaaaccctaaAAAGGGTCATGGTCGTTGGGGAGGGGCGTGGTCATTGAAAAGGGGTGTgcccctgacattttcacaaaaacccaacatatttactaaggtttcctcagaaaatgtggtggatttgagctgaggaaaaccctacagatcagagcatgtgtaaaaagcaaaatgacgggaaatcttagtaaataccaaggaaaaaatttaaactacactccacttttagtaaatcagggcctgtaTGTGCTGAGAGTCACTTTTTCATTGACTTTCATTGTGCAACTTATAAGAGTAAAAATATGGTCGTATTTTACTCTATTTTACAGatgtatttttctatttattttacgATGTATGAACGTGGCCTAAGACAGCCTTGGCTCACTATACAATGGTTTTGCATAGTTCGCTGACTAACCTCACTTATTTGGGTACTGTAAATGAGCCTGAGCTTTGTAGATAGCAAAGGAAATATCAGAATGAAATTACATTAGATAAATTCCATTCATCTGTTTTCTGCAGAGCCTCCCTCAGTGATACGGTTAACCTCTGGAAGATGTTGCTAGCTAACGGGCATACTGTACTACTGAAGAAGTGCATCAAAAAATTCACTTTAGAACCTTTCAAGCTAGAAAGCCTGAAAGATGTCACAGACCTAAAAGCTCTTGTAGACATCCAGAATGACGTTTGTAACTGGTAAGAATTTACATTAGGGGCTGTTCACAATGGCATAACTCTACTATCACAGGAGCCATTATGTACATAATGGGAgcgatatatcaaaacctgtccagaggaaaagttgcccatagcaaccaatcagattgcttcttttatttttcaaaggccttcttaaaaatgaaagaagaaatctgattggttgccatgggcaactgggcaggttGTCCTATGCACAAGTTTTTatcaatctcccccaatgtatatacATTGCCATAATGAAATTCATCAATTCTTAATTCTGCGccctttttatttatatacagcGCTTTAAATTCATGCCTGGAAATTACGGaaattcctgctgtgaaaaatctGAAGAGGCTCACATTTGGGTATGTCGGTGAATTGATTCAATAATATCTTTACTAGACCTGCTTGTTATTTGCAGCTTGCAAGTGCTAAAGTAATTTAAACAGTTATATGGAAGCCTTGATGCTCGTTAAAAGGTTGAATTCCTCTTTCTCAGCTCTGCTCATATCTCCAAAACAGCCCATATAGGAATAAAACCCTCTTTATTAAggaagcttaaaggggaactaactggtgccagaaagctaaacagatttgtaaattacctctattaaaaaatatttgtccttccagtacttattagcagctgtatgctacagaggaaattctttttcttttttaatttcttttttgtcttgtccacagtgctctctgctgacacctgatgcccgtatcaggaactgtccagagcatgagaggtgtcagcagagagcactgtggacaagacaaaaaagaaattcaaaaagaaaagaatttcctctgtagcatacagctgctaataagtactggatggattaagatttttaatagaagtaatttacaaatctgtttaactttctggcaccagttcatttaaaaaaaaaaaaaagttttccaccggagtacccctttaagtattatatTGTTGTTCAAATAAATAAAGAGCAGGCCTTATGACTATGCTGTATCTGGTTGGCTGGTTTCAGATTTCAGCTAATAATGGAacattaggcctctttcacactatgaaatatctccgtttaggaacttccgtcagaagttccgtcactatatcggcgaaacccggccgttacaaaagccctgacggccgtgactaaattgcattgcagcctatggggtcttgtaactgcccgtttgcacccgcatatgcctgtaattcattacgggcgttatatagtgacgggacatcgtgacggaaaaattattaataataataataagtgctGATCTATAAGATAAAAGGGCCCCAAGACTGACATTGAGTGTCTTCTAGAGTTGCATAAAGAAAGGGACTTCTGGTCCACACATTTACTGCAGTGTGAATTGCCTTGTCACTTTTGAGAGCAGCATTTTAGTAGGGAAACAAAGCCACCCGATAAAAGTAGGAGCAGACGGTGGTGATTTTAGGAGGGAAAAAGTGTTTCTGGAGTGCCTCTTCAAAAGCACTTACCACCCTATGGTCCTGTAGGATTAAGTTCTACAGTCTTTGCTATAATATTTATGCAGTGTTTTATTTTGTGACCATGTTTTTGTGCCTTAGGCTCGGAAAGAAACACGGACAAGATGGCTTCTTGAAGCTTGTGGAAATTCTCCCCAAACTACCTGCTCTTCAACACTTAGAGTAAGCATTTCAATGTCATAGGAACatgaatatgtatatacataAGGAAGCATGATGACTGAAACAACTGAAAAAAGGATCAACAAAGCTGATTTGTAATCAAATGAAAGGTCAGCTTTGATAAGGTCATACATCAGCTTAGAAGGTCCTTAAGGAGAAGAAAGAAAGGCTGAAGAGAAGCCCGTTAAAGAATTGCTTTTCTGTTGGACTTTACTGATAACAGATTCTGTAGAACgcaaactaattttttttaaataaaaacctatGGAGAAAGTGTGTCCATAATTAATCTTCAAGCAATTTAGTCAAAAACTTCCAAAGAGGGTATTTGCATCTTctcgtgcagtttttttttttttattaggtgcAACACATAGTATGATTGTAGCCTTGAGTAAACTGAATTATAATTTTTAGCCAGAGGGCTCTTTAGTCTAAAACACATAACCTTATTTTGCTTTTTTCCTATAATGAACACAgtttttctgactgtttgagatttcacttatttttaatAGAAGGCCACATAACACGGTTGCAGGCATGATCAGATTGGAGATGTAGTGTATATTATTTCACATTGTAGTTTCATATAATCGGTTAGTGGTAGTTacgaaaacatttaaaaagtaaGTTTGTTACTATTTAACTTTTTCCTGATAATTGTTTTCCTTTTCCTCTCAAAAATTTCCACAGTCTGAACAACCTGACAGAGAATCACATTGGCGATAAAGGAGTTGAGAAACTGGCAGAAAAATTTCCTGAACTTCAATGTCTCCAGGCCCTGGAGTAAGTGTTAGAAAATCATTAATAAATTTGAGGAAGTGATCTGAATTTGAAAGAACTAGAGGAAAGGAATGTAACTTGGGCTTCTGGCCATCATTgtgatgttaaaggagtactccggtgaaaaccttttttcttttaaatcaactggtggcataaagttaaacatatttgtaaattactttgattaaaaaaatcttaatccttcctgtacttattagctgctgaatactacagaggaaattcttttctttttggaatgctctctgatgacatcacgagcacagttctctctgctgacattataataacactttatttattgttgtccttagtgggatttgaacccaagtccccagcactgcaaggcagcagtgctaaccaatgagccaccatactgcccttagcatacatctgctatgcatggttgctaaaatggacagagatgtcagcagagagaactgtgcttgtgatgtcatcagtgttccaaaaagaaaggaatttcctctgtagcattcagcagctaataagtactggaaggattaagattttttaatagaagtaatttacaaatatgtttaactttctgccactagttgatttaaaagaaaaaaggctttcaccggagtacccctttaaatttcacacaGAATTACGGTGATACAGTCTAATGCATGCAGCAGTGTTATTGAAAAACGTAGTTTATATTTAATTTAATATTACTTCAAATTTCTTGTTTTTTCATCTATTCtagccacttaaggacccagggcgtacctgtacgccctgagtctactccctttctataacgcggggccacgccgtgtccCTGAGTCATAACGGGTTGGGCCCagtctctaacaacggctgggacccttggcttatagcgcgcggcactgaacgcggtgccacatgctattaaccctttagacgcagctttcaaagttgattgccgtgtctaaagtgaaagtaaactactcccggctagctcccgatgaaatcgcggcatctcgaacagctggaggacacacagagggtccctaccttcctcctgcgtgtccgatcgccgaatgaaaaagctaataaagatcatttaaccctttccctaataaaagtttgaatcaccccctttcccatttaaaaaataaaccgtgtaaataaaaacatgtggtatcgccacgtgcgtgaaTGTCAgaattgtaaaaataaatcattaattaaactgcacagtcaatggcgtacacgcaaaaaattccaaagtccacaatagcgtatttttggtcactttttataacatgaaaaatttatataaagcaaccaaaaaatcaaatcaatacaaaaatggtaccactaaaaacttcagatcacagaacaaaaattgagccctcataccgccccgtacacggaaaaataagaaagttataggggtcagaagatgacaatttaaatgtataaattctcctgcatgtagttatgattttttccagaagtaggccaaaatcaaacctatataagtagggtatcattttaatcgtatggacctacagaataaagagaaggtgtcatttttacccaaaaatttactgtgtagaaacagaagcccccaaaatttacaaaatgtcgtttttttcttcaattttgtcgtacaatgattttttttctgtttcgctgtagtttttgggtaaaatgactgatgtcattacaaagtagaattggtggcacaaaaaataagccatcatatggatttttaggtgcaacattttaagaattattactttttaaaggtaaggaggaaaaagtgaaagtgtaaaaacggaaaaaccccggttcCTTAAGGGGCTAGCCATGTTAGAACAGGTACAGGTTACAGGTTGTGGAATTTCTCAaacaggacctgtggccaaccccccaaaaattacacAGCATTGACAGTAGTTTAGGTTTCAATCTGAGTAGTTCAGATGTGgtttatattttaattttgtgAATCAGTTAGATGGGCATAAACTAAATATTAATATTAGGAGTGAAATtactaaatttttttaatttggagTAATCTGATGCCCAGGAACATTATTTTTGGTAACATGAATATCCAGCAGATATAAAACACTGGTTGTGGTTTTACATGCAATAATGCGCTGAAAGACTCCCTTTACAGGGAACCTGTCATATTCAACAAGCAGCCCTATCTAGGAGCAgcatgttatagatcaggaggtTCTTAACGGATTGatatatataggtttgtaaaataaaaaggttCAGTATGACCTTTAATCTATTGAATATAATCTTTGTCCATTCTGGTCTTAGGAGTCCACTTCCTTGTGTACAGAGATAACGGTCACTCActgattaggaccgcccactggactctggAGCACAGAATAAGATTGTAATTAATATTACAATGTATAAGGAAACTGCACTATGAACTGTTGATTTTAGGAATTAGAAGCCTAAAAACTCCAATACTAAAAATCTATAAAATGTGTATTAGTAAGAACTCAAGATAACAATCTTTTTATGTTTTTCCCAGTCTGTCACAGAATAACATTACTGGTGTGGGAGCAAAGAAACTAGCAGCTGCTCTGCCATCTCTGCACTCATTACAGACACTTAGGTAAATGAAAGAACGGTCATAGTGAGGGGGTCTTCTTTATATGATTCATTGCAGAACTCTACAAATATATTTGTGTACATACCGGTATCTGGTACTGTATTTCCTGTAATTGTTTTTCAGAATGAGCTCATTTCACAAAATCTGCACTGTCAGTTATAACAAGTTGTGAAAAACGTTTATCGGACGGGATTTTTCTTTTTGCAAGTTAACAACCTTGTTACACCTGCAGGAGAGAATGGCGACTTGCAAAGCAATGCAAATAGTTGTGTCTTACCAATTTTTATCGTCATTGTACTGTACATTCTTGCCTATTTGTATCCGATGGTGCACAATGTTATTGATTTAATATCACAATTGCATTCAGAAAGTGTTCAGACCCGTccacttttttcttcttcttttgttatgttgcagtattgtgctaaaataaaaaaataaaaaatccaagaCATTTTCCATCAACACTCAGTGCCCCATAacgagaatgtaaaaaaaaaatgttttgacatttttgcaaatgtattaaaaaggaaaactaaaattttgcatAGACATAAGTATtctgaccctttgctatgacaccagACACCCCTGTCTatgtaaggtctcacagctgacaacgtatgtcagagcaaaaaccaagcaatgaggtagaaagaactgcctgtagagatcaaacactggattgtgtggaggcacagatctggagaagggtacaaaaaaattCAGCTGCATTGTAAGTTCCCAAGAGCAAAgcagcctccataattcttaaatggaagaagatTGGAACAATCAGGACTCTTTTTAGATATATCCATCCCACCAGACTATGTAGTCGGGGGAAatggccttggtaagagaggtgaccaaaaaGACAGTAGTCACTCTTGCTGGGCTCCACAGATCCTGTCTGCAAAGGGGAGAAACATttcgaatgtcagtgcagcgctccaccAATTTGGGTTTCATGGCAGAGTAGCCAGAAATAATCCTTTTCTTAgtaaaaagacacatgaaaggtTTCCTGGAGTTTGCAAAATAAAGCATGAGAGAAACGCGATTCTTGGGTGTAGCAATACCAAGACTGAACTTCCTGGCCTCAAATAAGTGTAAATTCTgggggaaatcaggcactgctcatcatctgcccaataccaccaacacagtgaagcatggtggtggcagcatcatgctgtggaggtgtttttcagcagctgggacaAGGAGACTAGTCAGGGTTGAGAAAAGGCCAATAGATTAAAGTAcaaagatattcttaatgaaaacttgATGCACAGTGCTCTAGTCCTCGGACTGGGTGAAGGTTCACCTTTCAACATGACACTGAatttaagcacacagccaagacaacactggATTGGCCTAGGGACAATACTGTGAATTTCATTGAggtgcccagccagagccctgacccaATCAAACATTTTGGGAGGAACCTAAAAATGGCTTGCACCGACGGTCCCCAACCTGGCAGAGCTTGAGATGATCGGCAGGGAAGAATATCAGAAAATCCCGAAATCCAGGCGTGCTAACCTTGTGGTATCATACCCGGGAAGACTGGAGGGTGTAATCCCTGCGACAGGGGCTTCAGttaggtactgagtaaagggtctgaatacttatgtcaatacaatattttagtttttccttttccacaaattagcaaagatttatcACATTCTATTTCCCTCTGTCATTATGCTTATCAGGCACAAGATCATGATGTTTAATCAGATcatcttaaaaagtacctgtcaccaaaaaaaacagttctaaactaactcaggctatgttccctaacttctcctaacacccctccagccctttcagagctttaaaaagctgtatatcatacctttattctggctcacatagtgcaatttcccagcaggagaaagagaAAGTGTTTccaagcaggcatgacatcactgaagcctgctgggggaccacttccaccctcacatggttgcagtgctgtgataaaTAGAAGATCTCAGGCTCTGTACATGTTTcattctgtgttgctatcagtgaggttctcctgcagctttcagtctgtgcagctttctgtgagaatctgtggagctttcactttctgtgcagctgacaatcaagctcagtgcagagaaacacttcctgagtttggactcctgccaggacgagaggagaccaaactcacagtATAAATTgtgacagggaacagaacagtgcCACCTAGAGGCTgttttttatataacattttaaacatatttatgttgataattttaaaagcaagtgaatgggaaagtgtctgctaattacacaaggaacactatattaaaagatttatttggtgacaagtactctttaaatgtTCTGAATAACGGAGAAGTAAAGTTAAAGTTCAACCATCAGGTAGGATAGAATTCTTAAACGGCACACACAATGCATAGACTTAACAAGCCTCATCCAGCCATACTTGTGTTTACATAGTAGCGTTCCTTATGTCCATAAAAACAGCTGGATGAGACTTGTTAAGTCCTAatgcactgtgggggagatttatcaaaacctgtgcagaggaaaagttgcccagttgcccatagaaaccaatcagatcgcttctttcatttttaacaaggcctctgcaaaatgaaagaggcgatctgattggttgctatgggcaactgggcaatgtttcctctgcacaggttttgataaatctcccactgtgtgtgcagcataaCAAGCCTATCTTCTacttgacagttgcactttaaccagttaaggacccagggtgtatgggtacgtcctgacaccctggtacttaaccccttggggacggagcccattataaccctaaggacgggagcattttttaaaaatctgacatctatcactttatgcattaataagtaTCCAGAACTAAAGAGAAGCAAGGGGTCCGACACTGCAGTCCAAACTAACAGTCTATTACGGAGCTTGACACCTGTACTGATACCTGGGGGGCAGTTCCGGGGGTGCACTCAATATAGAAACGCAACTTCTTCTGAATTTTATgtatcaataactctgggatgcttttacttataaatttgattctgagatgtttttttcaggacatattctactttatgttagtggtaaattttcatccatacttgcatcatttcctggtgaaaaattcccaaatgtcaggaaaaattagaaaatttagcatttttctaactttgaagctctctgcttgtatcataaagtggacatgtttttactttttgaagacatcagagggcttcaaagtatagcagcaattttccaatttttcacgaaaatttccaAATCagagtttttcagggaccagttaagtttagaagtaaatttgagggtctttatgttgcaaATCCCttatgatggaccccattatgaaaactgcacccctcaaagtatttaaaatgacattcaaaaagtttgttaaccatttaggtgt from the Hyla sarda isolate aHylSar1 chromosome 8, aHylSar1.hap1, whole genome shotgun sequence genome contains:
- the CIITA gene encoding MHC class II transactivator isoform X2, which encodes MQVDTLSALHAKESCLNLLYSDIDVASELQDTEMEDIENIALGFTDCKDLLTDDVVLTTIDISDIEELVNYTNGDGNNRMDDLLNGFSEPRECEEPPRKHSRRNCSRRQSPHSQKPRQKRKMKSTDTSELNESCTENETPKSLSLTHIPYLLTPAGSLVGSGNTCHPGPFPVVQGSHFQFKIILCPAPVPGSVLSCVPTTPPIPEHNAFSTNRSIPMSPDRRVSCSPFAPSAADLPNSPEAASMHCPSIEIDTDNTNKCKETQVQHVQQEKQQEKHKLVNSFIEAQKQLCLKTFALEQDSLYTETMLVNSRINPKTGKVVSKTAEKELLNYDLAEKERHTLELLNLFDDPKEMETKIIALLGQSGMGKTVLVKKICHEWSTGKFGQFSFVFYFECRNMDVSKQYSFKDFLFKLSSCAQEKNIDVYQHILRNSEKVLLIFDGFDEFQDPEGLLHGSFTTSPSKTNKAKDLFTGLFQKKLLRGCTLLITARVRERLNQYLGKVDKIIEMMGFSPSQVEWYIKEYFKERPDFSNALEWIKGYPYVFSYCYIPFMCKMMCLFAEENLKTRNKELPLSLAALYEGLFQKNLHAHGTCIADGAEIQNRTVDVSCLDFESEKKNSLELQSQSLPSDTGDALGLGQGTVTPSNALALVQNFYFAVNMLDKINDRNLVRYVSFDPKKRRNQESCPDMVRRFLIGLVCYNNGISSSKLTKHVKKQKKMIAYFQTLELSEFCPQRLLEVLHCVYGTDNLRLISSLDVTLDKELSFLDTRLTPPDVFVLKKVLQRSEEKVSLDLRKTGIDQKGLKELISLKKIRSYRASLSDTVNLWKMLLANGHTVLLKKCIKKFTLEPFKLESLKDVTDLKALVDIQNDVCNCALNSCLEITEIPAVKNLKRLTFGLGKKHGQDGFLKLVEILPKLPALQHLDLNNLTENHIGDKGVEKLAEKFPELQCLQALDLSQNNITGVGAKKLAAALPSLHSLQTLSLFNNNVCDMGAEELASILPDMTSLEALHLDCNRITCTGAEKLAASLQKCPKMRSLRMYSMTIPHGTLQRLQQRDSRISCLTIG
- the CIITA gene encoding MHC class II transactivator isoform X1, with translation MNSSKEIFPSIKNTVLDSTSSDLTLYLQSLVNMGAISLEYYLSLLGERDIEDLCRKTALPSVENPDGCNVLVSPTCEKEEIPTVFDTLSALHAKESCLNLLYSDIDVASELQDTEMEDIENIALGFTDCKDLLTDDVVLTTIDISDIEELVNYTNGDGNNRMDDLLNGFSEPRECEEPPRKHSRRNCSRRQSPHSQKPRQKRKMKSTDTSELNESCTENETPKSLSLTHIPYLLTPAGSLVGSGNTCHPGPFPVVQGSHFQFKIILCPAPVPGSVLSCVPTTPPIPEHNAFSTNRSIPMSPDRRVSCSPFAPSAADLPNSPEAASMHCPSIEIDTDNTNKCKETQVQHVQQEKQQEKHKLVNSFIEAQKQLCLKTFALEQDSLYTETMLVNSRINPKTGKVVSKTAEKELLNYDLAEKERHTLELLNLFDDPKEMETKIIALLGQSGMGKTVLVKKICHEWSTGKFGQFSFVFYFECRNMDVSKQYSFKDFLFKLSSCAQEKNIDVYQHILRNSEKVLLIFDGFDEFQDPEGLLHGSFTTSPSKTNKAKDLFTGLFQKKLLRGCTLLITARVRERLNQYLGKVDKIIEMMGFSPSQVEWYIKEYFKERPDFSNALEWIKGYPYVFSYCYIPFMCKMMCLFAEENLKTRNKELPLSLAALYEGLFQKNLHAHGTCIADGAEIQNRTVDVSCLDFESEKKNSLELQSQSLPSDTGDALGLGQGTVTPSNALALVQNFYFAVNMLDKINDRNLVRYVSFDPKKRRNQESCPDMVRRFLIGLVCYNNGISSSKLTKHVKKQKKMIAYFQTLELSEFCPQRLLEVLHCVYGTDNLRLISSLDVTLDKELSFLDTRLTPPDVFVLKKVLQRSEEKVSLDLRKTGIDQKGLKELISLKKIRSYRASLSDTVNLWKMLLANGHTVLLKKCIKKFTLEPFKLESLKDVTDLKALVDIQNDVCNCALNSCLEITEIPAVKNLKRLTFGLGKKHGQDGFLKLVEILPKLPALQHLDLNNLTENHIGDKGVEKLAEKFPELQCLQALDLSQNNITGVGAKKLAAALPSLHSLQTLSLFNNNVCDMGAEELASILPDMTSLEALHLDCNRITCTGAEKLAASLQKCPKMRSLRMYSMTIPHGTLQRLQQRDSRISCLTIG
- the CIITA gene encoding MHC class II transactivator isoform X3, with the translated sequence MDDLLNGFSEPRECEEPPRKHSRRNCSRRQSPHSQKPRQKRKMKSTDTSELNESCTENETPKSLSLTHIPYLLTPAGSLVGSGNTCHPGPFPVVQGSHFQFKIILCPAPVPGSVLSCVPTTPPIPEHNAFSTNRSIPMSPDRRVSCSPFAPSAADLPNSPEAASMHCPSIEIDTDNTNKCKETQVQHVQQEKQQEKHKLVNSFIEAQKQLCLKTFALEQDSLYTETMLVNSRINPKTGKVVSKTAEKELLNYDLAEKERHTLELLNLFDDPKEMETKIIALLGQSGMGKTVLVKKICHEWSTGKFGQFSFVFYFECRNMDVSKQYSFKDFLFKLSSCAQEKNIDVYQHILRNSEKVLLIFDGFDEFQDPEGLLHGSFTTSPSKTNKAKDLFTGLFQKKLLRGCTLLITARVRERLNQYLGKVDKIIEMMGFSPSQVEWYIKEYFKERPDFSNALEWIKGYPYVFSYCYIPFMCKMMCLFAEENLKTRNKELPLSLAALYEGLFQKNLHAHGTCIADGAEIQNRTVDVSCLDFESEKKNSLELQSQSLPSDTGDALGLGQGTVTPSNALALVQNFYFAVNMLDKINDRNLVRYVSFDPKKRRNQESCPDMVRRFLIGLVCYNNGISSSKLTKHVKKQKKMIAYFQTLELSEFCPQRLLEVLHCVYGTDNLRLISSLDVTLDKELSFLDTRLTPPDVFVLKKVLQRSEEKVSLDLRKTGIDQKGLKELISLKKIRSYRASLSDTVNLWKMLLANGHTVLLKKCIKKFTLEPFKLESLKDVTDLKALVDIQNDVCNCALNSCLEITEIPAVKNLKRLTFGLGKKHGQDGFLKLVEILPKLPALQHLDLNNLTENHIGDKGVEKLAEKFPELQCLQALDLSQNNITGVGAKKLAAALPSLHSLQTLSLFNNNVCDMGAEELASILPDMTSLEALHLDCNRITCTGAEKLAASLQKCPKMRSLRMYSMTIPHGTLQRLQQRDSRISCLTIG